One Euphorbia lathyris chromosome 1, ddEupLath1.1, whole genome shotgun sequence DNA segment encodes these proteins:
- the LOC136232036 gene encoding RINT1-like protein MAG2: MDSALQILPSISTLSSSVASFLSDRLHTKQDLTTAPTLASQLQSQCSELEQTLDDLNSKLESSLLSYASFSDQTRGLINVAGSKLTDLGSLTRAPTSISINGGGEGEWKKGQILGEELPAMAKEVARVEIVRAYAETALKLDALVGDVEDAVSSSMNKNLRKHSSTQSSEELRLHAIERLGQTENVLTTITKTQPQWTRLVSAVDHRVDRALAILRPQAIADHRALLVSLGWPPRLSTMISSNLDAPKSTEVPNPLFTMQGDLKHQYCKNFLALCHLQELQRKRKSRQLEGHYREVALHQPLWAIEELVTPISIACQKHFSKWVDQVEFIFALVYKITRDYVDTMDELLQPLVDESRLIGYSCREEWVSAMVTSLLTYLAKEIFPTYVNQLEDEIVTGIKSQARISWLHIVDLMITFDKRVKSLVSHSGIAFSLQEDANLPRISSLSIFCDRPDWLDLWAEIELKDTLEKLKPELDDDRNWRMKIQGAALSSGPENYKSPAVSGVFLRRLSLVVDRCRSIPTYPLRSRFLRLVGSPLIQRFLDCVLVRCQEAEGLTALTDDNALIKVTNSVNAAHYFESVLKEWCEDIFFLEMGYDQSDSREVQIDGSVGGIFNEEIEHLEAFRNEWVEKISVVVLRGFDAKCRDYMKNRRQWQEKGEEGWAVSKYLIGALDHLQEKMAIIEENLNGIDFVSVWRSLAAGLDRLLFNGILMNNVKFHDCGVQRLSHDLEVLFGAFRAWCLRPEGFFPKLSEGLKLLKMGEEQIQDSLREGKKDKRIRHLGRGEVEKIVNSRVFVN, encoded by the exons ATGGATTCAGCACTCCAAATTCTCCCTTCGATTTCGACTCTTTCCTCCTCAGTTGCCTCCTTTCTCAGCGATAGACTCCATACTAAGCAAGATCTTACCACCGCTCCAACCCTTGCATCTCAACTGCAATCGCAGTGTTCGGAATTGGAGCAAACCTTAGACGACCTCAACTCCAAGCTTGAATCCAGTCTTCTTTCGTACGCTTCCTTTTCCGATCAAACCCGCGGTCTAATCAATGTTGCCGGTTCCAAATTGACCGATCTCGGCTCGTTGACGCGCGCACCTACTTCAATATCAA TTAATGGAGGTGGAGAGGGAGAATGGAAGAAGGGGCAGATACTGGGCGAGGAGCTCCCTGCGATGGCGAAGGAGGTGGCCAGAGTGGAAATAGTTCGAGCTTATGCTG AAACAGCATTGAAGCTCGATGCTTTAGTTGGTGATGTTGAAGATGCTGTATCTTCTTCTATGAACAAGAACCTAAGGAAGCATTCTTCTACACAGAGTTCAGAA GAGCTGCGCTTGCATGCTATTGAAAGACTTGGACAAACAGAAAATGTTTTAACTACAATCACGAAGACACAACCTCAATGGACACGTCTTGTATCAGCTGTTGATCACAGAGTAGATAGAGCTTTGGCCATTTTAAGACCTCAAGCAATTGCAGATCATCGTGCCCTTCTTGTTTCCCTTGGATGGCCACCACGGCTTTCCACAATGATTTCCTCAAACCTTGATGCACCAAAGTCAACTGAAGTCCCCAATCCTCTCTTCACAATGCAAGGGGACCTCAAACACCAGTACTGCAAAAACTTTCTTGCTTTGTGCCACTTGCAAGAGTTgcagagaaaaagaaaatctcGGCAGCTAGAGGGCCATTATAGGGAAGTTGCTTTGCACCAGCCACTTTGGGCAATTGAAGAACTTGTAACTCCTATATCAATTGCATGCCAGAAACATTTTTCGAAGTGGGTTGATCAGGTGGAATTCATTTTTGCTCTTGTTTATAAGATTACTCGAGATTATGTTGATACTATGGATGAATTGTTGCAACCACTGGTTGATGAATCAAGGTTAATTGGCTACAGTTGCAGAGAAGAGTGGGTTTCAGCAATGGTAACATCTTTATTGACATACTTAGCTAAAGAGATCTTCCCTACATATGTCAATCAATTAGAAGATGAGATTGTTACTGGCATTAAATCCCAAGCTAGAATATCATGGCTCCATATTGTTGACTTGATGATTACTTTTGATAAACGAGTTAAATCCTTGGTATCACATTCTGGGATTGCATTTTCCCTTCAGGAAGATGCTAATTTGCCTAGGATTTCTTCTCTCTCCATCTTCTGTGACAGACCTGACTGGCTTGATCTGTGGGCAGAAATAGAGCTGAAAGACACGCTTGAGAAACTAAAACCTGAGCTAGATGATGATAGAAATTGGAGAATGAAAATTCAAGGGGCTGCTTTATCATCTGGTCCTGAAAATTATAAATCTCCTGCAGTTTCCGGTGTCTTTCTTCGGCGTCTATCATTAGTGGTTGATCGATGTCGATCAATTCCTACCTACCCTCTAAGGTCAAGGTTTCTCCGTTTGGTTGGTTCACCTCTTATACAGAGGTTTTTGGATTGTGTTCTTGTGAGGTGCCAAGAGGCTGAAGGATTGACTGCACTAACAGATGATAATGCCCTCATTAAGGTCACAAATTCAGTAAATGCAGCTCACTACTTTGAGTCTGTCTTGAAGGAATGGTGCGAGGACATCTTTTTCCTTGAGATGGGATATGATCAAAGTGATAGTAGGGAGGTGCAAATTGATGGATCCGTTGGTGGCATTTTCAACGAGGAGATAGAACATTTGGAGGCTTTTAGAAACGAGTGGGTTGAGAAGATATCGGTAGTTGTCTTAAGGGGTTTCGATGCAAAGTGTCGAGATTATATGAAAAACAGGAGACAATGGCAGGAGAAGGGTGAAGAAGGTTGGGCAGTATCCAAATATTTAATTGGAGCTTTAGATCATTTACAAGAAAAAATGGCAATAATAGAAGAGAACTTGAATGGGATAGATTTTGTCAGTGTATGGCGAAGTTTGGCAGCTGGGTTGGATCGCCTGCTTTTCAATGGTATTCTTATGAACAACGTCAAGTTTCATGACTGTGGTGTCCAAAGGTTAAGTCATGACTTGGAGGTATTGTTTGGGGCTTTCCGAGCGTGGTGCTTGCGGCCGGAAGGttttttccccaaactcagtgAGGGGTTGAAGCTGTTAAAGATGGGGGAGGAGCAGATTCAAGATAGTTtgagagaaggaaagaaagataAAAGAATCAGACATTTGGGCAGAGGTGAGGTTGAAAAGATAGTTAACAGTAGAGTATTTGTGAATTAA